The genome window ATACAGCACAAAACCTCGTTACGTGCCTGCAACGAATTTTAAATGTTCAATTcacttaaagaaaattttcatatgtTCGAAAGTGTTTCAGCACCAATACTTTATGCTGAATACCtgtttattaaaaaactattaaaaaattttataaaacagTCAAGCTTTTGCTTACTATTTTGTCTAGGATATTGCAAGGTTCTTCCGACACACCCAACTCGAACGACGGAGGTCCAGAATTTGCAGAAGTTTTTGTTATAGTTTGGATCGGTTCAATGATTGTAACGCTGAACTCAAAACTATTGGGTGGCAATAtgtaagaaatttttcaaaaggaTTTCTAGAAATCCAATAACCTATACATATAAGTATCGATTTGATGAAGTACTATTGATGAATATTTCACTGTTCACAGATCTTTCTTCCAAAGTGTTTGTGTTCTGGGATACTGTTTACTGCCAACGACAATTGCACTAATTGTCTGTAGAGTAATATTGACAATGGAACAGACAACGTTCTTGTTTTTCTTGCGATTTGTCATTTCAGTAATAGGATTTGCTTGGGCGACTTATGGTAAAATTCCCCaaataagaaaattcttcaatttatcTTATCCCAATGATCGAGAATAATATCAACGGCAAACATATTCTATGTAAAGcatgtaaaatattttgttacaGCATCAATGGTGTTTCTCGGAGACAGTCAACCACCAGGAAGGAAAGTTTTAGCAGTTTATCCGATATTTCTATTTTACTTCGTGATTTCATGGCTAGTGATATCGCACACGACATGAAACTGCTCGAGATTTCATGTTTGGGgctgtaaaaaaagaaacgaaaaaaagtaaagacaAAGTGAATGTTCAGCACAAATCCAAAACACTTTATAATCCAACATTCAAGAGGAAAGTTCTTTGCTGGTCCAAACTTTGTTGCACTTTCGATCTGCTGGACCAGTGAGAAAATGATTTCTTAATCGTTTTGGCTCATTGTTCCGATCTCTTCCCGAAGATGTTCATAACTCAAACCTCTTTTTCGCATTCCAAATCGTCAATTAGTAGCGAGAGATTCAGTCCAAGCTCGATTTGTACTCATAATTGGAGTCTATACCTTGTTGGTCACATGCTCGATcgaaatttccttttttaccAACACAAAACACAACGTTAGAAGGCGATTGCGTAGTTGAAGTTTGCACCATTGGAATTCAACAGCATTTTTTGTTACTTTCTGCAACATTTTTGTGCAAATCAACACAAAAAATGTTAACAGTTTGAAATATGAAAGTACTTGAAGCAACGGTAATCACCATTCCCGTTCCAATGACCCAAATTTCAATAACGCAGGCGATAGTTCCTTTTTGTTGTTtgttcttcagtttttttttacattgcaTCATTCTAGCCAGTATTTACCGAATAACGAATAATGTTTTTACCAAAATCACAATTGCATCAACGTTTGGTATTCATGTATATTGTATATAATATTTATGTATAGACgacattaaaaataattgaaacaaaaaaaaacgaagatgaAATTCTTGATTGCGAAATTCTTGATCAGATACTCGTTcccactttgtttttttttctatctttcaACATTATCAagaatttacaaaataaatttttcgttgccaatttcgattttaattttttcctcactttACCATCGTTATGAGggaaaaactatttcaacaACTCCATTTTTAGCTTGGTTATGGTACGTAAAAAATAAAGCGATTATTGTTATGCTCAGTTTATATAGTACCAACGTTTCAATCACACCCTacatatggaaaaaatgtctttCTAGTTTTCTGAAAAGTTCTCTGCTCTCGCAGTGACCCGGATAAGCGTAAAGTGATTTCTGGACGGCGAGATAACTCGTCTGCAAATCTCCGACTTCGTAAGCGAGATTGGCGCTGTTGAAATGCGGCTCATACATGTAACCAGCGATCCCAGCTGCGGCGTGAAAATACGTGCGCGCTGCTGTCACGTTTCCTTTCTTCATCTCCAAAACACCGAGATTGTTGTAAGAATTGGCGTGTCTATTGTCTGCCGCAGTCGACAACCGAAGACATTCTTCGGCCATCACCAAATCGCCGAGACACTGACACAATAGGAAATTAATTCATAATATTTCGATTCAAACAAATTGCACCGGTTTTATCTCCTTTTGCATTCTAGTGAATATTTCCTCATGAATTTTCTATCGACGCAgtgaaaagtgaagaaaaaaatcactcacTATAGCAATGTGGGAAATGTTGTACCATATTTCTGCAATATTTTCATCGGTTGCTAGACTCAACGCTCTGTCGAAACACGACAACGTGTGATCGTACTGTTGCGCGTAAAAACAACACAAGCCGAGGTTGTTCAACAACTCCGCGTTGTAAACTCCCATTTGAAGAAGTCTCCTGAATCCAGTGACATAATTTATCAAACGTTTGGAAGAACATATGATTAAATTCGAATTGAGCGCTTGGGGAATGAACTTTTGTTCATCAGTGTGCggcgacattttttcatcaaattctttGTTCCCGTAATTTTTTCCGTTATAATCGATCGATCAAATGATCTCCACCTTCATCGtaatattaattaatgatgaaaatttcgagaaagtaaaaaattattgaaccgAACTGTGGAAAagtgtgatttttcaaaatttacctGTAATATCGCAAAGCCAATTCCGGTTGGTCGTTGTAAAAGTGATGCATGCCAATACTAGCAATAGCTTCAGTATTCGAGGAGTCTTCGTGGACGACACTTTTGTAATATTTGACAGTCATTGAGACGCTGTTAAGCCCCTCGAAAACTCGTGCCATTTCGACGAGGATTGTAACGTCATTGGGAAAATATTCGAGTCCGCGTTTACAAAGATCCAAAGCTCCTAACGGTTGATCCAAACGTACGTAAACCCTTATGAGTCGTAAAATTGTTTCTATGCTTTTGCAATCCTTGAGCGCTGATTTGAACTGCTGTTCAGCATCTCTCACCAAGCCAAGAGTGTAATAACATTTTCCTAGTTGAACTTTCCACCACCAATCTTTATACTGACAGTTTTGAGTTGCCTGAACCGCTAAATCGAGTGCCTGCAATTCTTCGACAGTGAATTTCACCCTTTTTCGAATTCAACAACAAAATTAAGGTCCATCTTCGGTGATTTTGGTTGGTCATTTTGTACTCACACATCCAACATCGTGTTCGTGATAATAAATGTACTCGAAAAGTGGCTTCGCGATCGACGGTTTACTCGCGTATTTTGTAATGTTCAAACGAGAAAGTTGAATAAATGGTCCATCAGGTTCAGTGAGCATGGACGCCGTGCCTAGTCTACACcgaataaataaacgaaaaattgaatttttcgaataattcgtCTTGTGAATAAATGAGCTCAAATCTGTTTTAAACATCTTTTTGTATCCGAATGTAAATCGAAAAAAGGCTATAAATCTCAAATATtatcgtgaaaaccaacgacTGATTTGAACGACTTAGAAATGATTGTTCGATGTCCTTTTCGGAAATATTGTATATCCAAGCAATTTCTGTTAATTTCCCTGTAAGGCGTTCGACGGAAATCTAATCAGCAAAAGATCTGTGCTTTGTGTCGTTCGCAAGTGATTCATTAATACCTGACACTGCGTCCGCTAATTGCTGTAATGGGTCTCGAAGTCATGGCAGTTCTCGGAGTCCGGAGAGCCTGTTCGACGCTCAGTGAGACTGCTGATTGCGTGGCAGGCCTGACGACACCCGTAACGGGTCTTCCTGATTGCGTTTTCGGACGGAAGCCTTGACCAGCGACTGCTGTGCCAGGATTTTTCAACGAGGTTCCGGGTCTGGGCATCGAAGCGATCGTGTAATTATCCAGAAGGCTTTCGGCGATGCCTTCTTCCTCGCCTTCGATGTCGTCCACGTAAACTTGCATCGTCAATGCGCGCATTTTCAAAACCCACACAGCCTGTCAGTGCAACGATAAAATCATTGTTTTCTCGTCGTATAAATACTCGACTCGACCTTGAATgagttttttgttctttcttaCTTGATCCAACGGACTCTTGCGCAATAAATTCGTGCATATTGTCGCACATTCCTCGTATTTACGTCTGTTGAATAAACTCAGAGctttgaaaagctccattgTTCGGCGAGACACAGCGGACTTGACATCGACCCACTGCC of Venturia canescens isolate UGA chromosome 6, ASM1945775v1, whole genome shotgun sequence contains these proteins:
- the BBS8 gene encoding tetratricopeptide repeat protein 8; its protein translation is MELFKALSLFNRRKYEECATICTNLLRKSPLDQAVWVLKMRALTMQVYVDDIEGEEEGIAESLLDNYTIASMPRPGTSLKNPGTAVAGQGFRPKTQSGRPVTGVVRPATQSAVSLSVEQALRTPRTAMTSRPITAISGRSVRLGTASMLTEPDGPFIQLSRLNITKYASKPSIAKPLFEYIYYHEHDVGCALDLAVQATQNCQYKDWWWKVQLGKCYYTLGLVRDAEQQFKSALKDCKSIETILRLIRVYVRLDQPLGALDLCKRGLEYFPNDVTILVEMARVFEGLNSVSMTVKYYKSVVHEDSSNTEAIASIGMHHFYNDQPELALRYYRRLLQMGVYNAELLNNLGLCCFYAQQYDHTLSCFDRALSLATDENIAEIWYNISHIAICLGDLVMAEECLRLSTAADNRHANSYNNLGVLEMKKGNVTAARTYFHAAAGIAGYMYEPHFNSANLAYEVGDLQTSYLAVQKSLYAYPGHCESRELFRKLERHFFHM
- the LOC122412771 gene encoding protein YIPF6; amino-acid sequence: METMQEAKLDMYDDAMYGVDPQNVEGEMTVGSVPQKANLGEPDFNTLDEPIRDTILRDVRAVGKKFFHVIYPKEKKSLLKEWDLWGPLVLCTFMAMILQGSSDTPNSNDGGPEFAEVFVIVWIGSMIVTLNSKLLGGNISFFQSVCVLGYCLLPTTIALIVCRVILTMEQTTFLFFLRFVISVIGFAWATYASMVFLGDSQPPGRKVLAVYPIFLFYFVISWLVISHTT